ACGATGTTGATCACGCCGTTCACGGCGTTGGCTCCCCACACGCTGCCGCCCGGGCCGCGGACCACCTCGATCCGCTCGACCGTGTTCAGCGGCACGAGCTGCTGCTCCCAGAACACGCCGCCGAACAGCGGCGTGTAGATCGCGCGGCCGTCGATCTGCACCAGCAGCTTGTCCGTGTAGGCGCCGTTGAAGCCCCGGATGCTGATCGCCCACGTGTCCGCGTTGACGCGGGCCACGTGCACGCCGGGAACCCGCCGCAGCACCTCCATCAGGTTCCGCGCGCCCGAACGGCGGATCATGTCCTGCGTCACGACGTACACGGCCGACGGCGTCTGGCGGACGGACGTGTCGGTGCGCGACACCGTGCTTACCACCGTGTCGAGGCCCACCTCGCCCCGGGCCGTGACCACCACGTCGGTCTGGGTGAGCCGCTCGAGGTCGAGGTTGAGCAGGTCGTCCTCGCCGCCGGCAGCGTCGCCGCTCTCGTCGCCGTCTGTGAGGTCTGAGGGCGACGCGAGCGCGTCGGGCGGCGCCGGCTCGGGGCCGTAGGGGCCGGCCGCTGACGCGGCGGTCGCGACGCACCACAGCCCGACCACAAAGGTCAGGCGCAGCAGCTCTCGACGCGCGCAGTCCGGTGCCATCCGACCATGCCCCTCCGTGGCGATCCCTGAACGCCCGCCATCCTGCGGGTGTCCTCACAGAGCCTGGATCGTCAACCCAGATGCCGCAGCCACCCCAGAACGCCACAGAGTGCGGACAATACCCGTCTGGTGGATGGGCTAGGCATGCCGGAAGGGCCGGCTTCGCGCGTATCGGTGGGCGCGCTGCGGCTAAGCGTCGCAGGCTGCTAGCAGGGCGTCGCGGCCGATGCGGTCGCAGTAGTCGCCGAAGGCCTCGCCCTCGTGGCGGCCCTCCTTGAAGTGCTTGAGCACCGGCGAGAGCGTTGCGACCACCTCATCCTCGGGCACCAGATCCTTGTAGATCCAGTTCAGGCGGTCGCCCTCGACACGCCCGCCGAGGAACAGCGTGTACTTGCCCTTGGTCTTGCCGACGAGGCCGACGTCGGAGTTGTAGGGCCGGGCGCAGCCGTTGGGGCAGCCGGTCATCCGGGTGGTGAACCGCTCGCCGCCCAGGCCGAGCGAGTCGAGCTCCTTCTCCAACGCGTCCATCATGGTCGGCAGGATCCGCTCGCTCTCGGTGACCGCCAGTCCGCACAGCGGCAGCGCGGGGCACGCCATCGACCAGCGGCGGACGGTCGAGAACTGCTCAGACAGCGGCACGCCGTGCGACGTGAGGATCGACTTCAGCCGCTCCTTGTCCTCCGCTTTGATGTCGCAGAAGACCAGCCCCTGGTGGGGCGTCAGCCGCATGGGCGGGGCCAGCGAGGTGCAGACCTCGCGGAGCGCGGTCTTGAGGCGGAAGTCGCCCTCGTCCTTGATGCGGCCGTTCTCGATGTTCAGGCCGTAGAACCACTGTCCGTCGCCCTGCTCGTGCCAACCGATGCAGTCGTCGTGGCCGTTGACGTTCATCGGGCGGGAGTCTTCAATCCCCTCGCCCAGGTACTCCTCGACCTTCTGCTTGAATTTTTCGGCGCCCCAATCGTGGATCAGATACTTCATGCGGGCCCGCTTGCGGTCGCTGCGGTTGCCGAAGTCCCGCTGCACCTTCATCACGGCCTTGATCACGTCCAGCACCTTGTCGGCCGGCACGTACCCCAGCGGCGACGCGACGCGGGCGAAGGTCTTGGACGCACTGGGCGTGACGCCAAACCCGCCGCCGACCACAAAGTTGTAGCCCACGACCTCGCCGCCCTCGACGATCCCCAGCAGGCCGATGTCCTGCGAGTACACGTCCGCCGAGTTGTCGCCGGGCAGGGCGACCCCCATCTTGAACTTGCGTGGCAGGTAAGTGGGACCGTACAGCGGCTCGACCTCCTCCTGCGGCGCCCCGCCGCCCGCCAGCGTCTTCTCGCCGGCGTCGTCGGTCAGCCACAGCTCGTGGTAGGCCGGGGTACGGGGCATGGTCTCGTCGGCGATCCGGTCGGAAATCGCCTGCAGCTGGTCGTACACCCGGTTGTTCTTGAAGGGCGCGGGCGAGCACATCACGTTGCGGCGGACGTCGCCGCAGGCGGCGATGGTGGTGAGCTGCACCTCGTTGATGCGGCGGATCACCTTCTTCAGGTTGCCCTTCAGCACCCCGTGCAGCTGCAGCCCTTGGCGG
This genomic interval from Posidoniimonas corsicana contains the following:
- a CDS encoding NADPH-dependent assimilatory sulfite reductase hemoprotein subunit, yielding MSEAEEKLSPVEGIKVESNYLRGRIAEELMDGNPNLGKDTIQLIKFHGSYEQDDRDRRKEAKANKVPGGKYYSYMVRSAIPGGRISSEQLLAQLDLCDEVGNSTLRVTTRQGLQLHGVLKGNLKKVIRRINEVQLTTIAACGDVRRNVMCSPAPFKNNRVYDQLQAISDRIADETMPRTPAYHELWLTDDAGEKTLAGGGAPQEEVEPLYGPTYLPRKFKMGVALPGDNSADVYSQDIGLLGIVEGGEVVGYNFVVGGGFGVTPSASKTFARVASPLGYVPADKVLDVIKAVMKVQRDFGNRSDRKRARMKYLIHDWGAEKFKQKVEEYLGEGIEDSRPMNVNGHDDCIGWHEQGDGQWFYGLNIENGRIKDEGDFRLKTALREVCTSLAPPMRLTPHQGLVFCDIKAEDKERLKSILTSHGVPLSEQFSTVRRWSMACPALPLCGLAVTESERILPTMMDALEKELDSLGLGGERFTTRMTGCPNGCARPYNSDVGLVGKTKGKYTLFLGGRVEGDRLNWIYKDLVPEDEVVATLSPVLKHFKEGRHEGEAFGDYCDRIGRDALLAACDA